In the Flavobacterium sp. 90 genome, CATCTTCGCCTACGCGAAAAGAATCGTGCGTCCAAACATATTTTACGGCTAATTCCTGAATTGCCGCCAAACGAATTGCTGGTTTCATATAATCTGAAAACACAAAAAATGTAGCAACAACCGGAATAACTCCGCCATGAAGCGCGATTCCGTTAGCGATTGCAGCCATTGTTAACTCGGCAACACCAGCTTGCAGAAATCCACCGCTGAAATTATTCTTTTGCAAAACCGATGATTTTTTCAGGAAACCGTCTGTTTTATCGCTATTCGATAAATCGGCAGAAGACACAATCATGTTCTCTACATTTTCTGCCAAATATCCTAAAACTGCCGCCGAAGCATCACGTGTTGCAGCATTTGCTTTTTGAACAACAGCACTAAAATCTAAAGCTGGCAAATCACCATTAAAGAACTGTTTTATTTTCTCAGCCGATTTTGGATTTTGATTTTCCCAAGCCAAAATTTGCGCTTTTCTCTCTGACGCTTCTTCTGTTTTTTGTGCTAAAATGGTTTTATAATGAGCCGCAACATCTTCATAAACTGCAAATGAATCTTTTGGATTCGCACCTAAATTCAATAACGTTTTTTCAAAATCTGCTTTTGTCGCTCCAATTGGTTTTCCGTGTAACTCGCATTGTCCTTCGTACATTGTTCCATCTGCGGTCACACAACCTTTTCCCATAATTGTTCTTCCAATAATTAGAGTTGGTCGCTCTAATTCGGCGTGTGCTGCGTTTAATGCTGAACGAATATGTGCGTGATTATGACCATCAATTGTGATCACTTTCCAGCCCCAGGATTCGTATTTCATCGCTGTATTTTCGGTCGTAACCTCATCTGTCATTGACGAAAGCTGAACATCATTAGAATCATAAAACATGATAAAATTGTTCAATCCTAAATGTCCTGCGATACGTCCCGCTCCTTGCGAAATCTCTTCCTGAACTCCTCCGTCAGTTATAAAACCGTAAATTTTATGATCGAATAAATTCTCAAATCTTGCCGATAAAAACTTTGCCGCAATTGCAGCTCCAACTCCCATTGCATGTCCTTGACCTAATGGTCCAGAAGTATTTTCGATACCTCTTTTGACATCAATTTCAGGATGTCCCGGCGTTACAGAACCCCATTGTCTGAAATTTTCTAAATCTGATTTTCCGTAATTTCCCAACAAATGATATTGAGCATACATTAAAGCCGAAAGATGTCCGGCATCCATAAAAAATCGATCTCTAAAGATCCAATGCATGTCTGTTGGATCGAATTTTAAATATTCAGAATATAAAATGTGCATGAAATCTGCGCCGCCCATTGATCCTCCCGGATGACCGGAATTTGCTTTTTCGACCATCGAAATGGCTAAAGCGCGTATATTATCTACGGCTGATTGGTCAATTTTGTAGTTCATTTCTAAGTAATCTTTTGGTTGGTTTAATAGCGTAATTTTATTTGTTTGTACCTGAATTTCATATAGAAACAATTATAAAAATTCAAAACAGAATCAAAACAAATAATAAGTGTAAAATTTACATTTACAAATGTATGTAAAATAATTCCACAAAAACAAAAAAAAGTTTTCGTTACCGTAATTTGAGAATAAAGCAAGCAGATGAAGTCCCTACGGGACATTTTTTCTGGGGCGTGGCAATCTAATTTCTACCAATATTTAACTCCTAACGGAGTATAATATATCGCGAAAATTAAATACTTGGTAAATTTCTACCAACATTTAACCCCTAGCGGAGTATAATAATATCGCAAAAATTAAAAACTTGGTAAATATCTACCAACATTTAACTCCTAACGGAGTATAATAATATCGCGAAAATTAAATACTGGGCAAATTTCTACCAACATTTAACTCCTAACGGAGTATTTCTTTTAGGGATTAAATAAGATCGAAATAATTATTTGATTAATTTTTCGAAAAGAAATATATCTCGGAGAGATTAAATGTCGGTAGAAATACAAATATTGAACAGATTACAAATGTCCTGTAGGGACTAAACATCTTATCTTTTACAAAGAATTTCGAACAATCAAAGAAAACTTATTCTCGATTTGGTCTTTATTCCCTTTAAGAACCATTTCGGCTAGAATTTTTCCCATTGTTTCAAAATGCGTAGAAATTGTTGTGATTCCGTTTGCAACGATCTTTTTTAAAGGCGTTTCATTATAAGATATAATTCCAAAATCAATTCCGAGTTTTAAATGTTGATCTCTGGCGCTTTCGATTACGCGAACCAAATCTCTGTCATTCGGGATAATATAAAGATCACCCAACGTAATTTCTCTGTCTGTAAATTCGGTTATAATTTCATATTCAAAATTATATTCCGTGCAAAAATGTTCAAATCCTAACTTCATTCCAAGAGGTTCTCTAAAACCAGGAAAGATCAAAATTAGCTTTTCGTATTTGTTCAATTTCACTTTTCCTTTGTACAAACCTTCAAAAATATCTTTCTGGTGATTTTGATAAATAGCGGGATATAATTTTAAATCCGGATTGGTCTGATCGAGAATAATTACCTCATTTACTGGTAGGGTTTTTAAAATCTCAGCCACACCAGTTAAATTAGTCGGCATTATAATGTATTTGGTATAATTCCCGTTACTATCATTTATCAGTTTTTGAAATACCTGAACATTAAAATGGTGGAAAAAAATATCTACTTGTACATTCTTTCCAATGTTTTTTAAAAATGAATTATAAATATCTTCCTTGAAAATATTTAACTCATCAAAAAGTAAAAAAATCTTCTGTTTTATGGTGATTTCAACGCTCTTAACGTAATATCCTTTGCCCGGAATGGCATAAATAATTCCGCGTTTTTTGAGTTCGTCATAGCCTAATAAAACGGTATCGCGCGACAATGAAAAAGCCAGACAGACTTTATTTACGGACGGAAGCCGATCGCCTTTGACTAATTTTTCTTCTTCGATTGCCTTTTCTATTGAGAGAATTATCTGCTTATATTTTGGCAATCCAATGTTATTC is a window encoding:
- a CDS encoding GntR family transcriptional regulator: MNIISIQNNIGLPKYKQIILSIEKAIEEEKLVKGDRLPSVNKVCLAFSLSRDTVLLGYDELKKRGIIYAIPGKGYYVKSVEITIKQKIFLLFDELNIFKEDIYNSFLKNIGKNVQVDIFFHHFNVQVFQKLINDSNGNYTKYIIMPTNLTGVAEILKTLPVNEVIILDQTNPDLKLYPAIYQNHQKDIFEGLYKGKVKLNKYEKLILIFPGFREPLGMKLGFEHFCTEYNFEYEIITEFTDREITLGDLYIIPNDRDLVRVIESARDQHLKLGIDFGIISYNETPLKKIVANGITTISTHFETMGKILAEMVLKGNKDQIENKFSLIVRNSL
- a CDS encoding transketolase, with translation MNYKIDQSAVDNIRALAISMVEKANSGHPGGSMGGADFMHILYSEYLKFDPTDMHWIFRDRFFMDAGHLSALMYAQYHLLGNYGKSDLENFRQWGSVTPGHPEIDVKRGIENTSGPLGQGHAMGVGAAIAAKFLSARFENLFDHKIYGFITDGGVQEEISQGAGRIAGHLGLNNFIMFYDSNDVQLSSMTDEVTTENTAMKYESWGWKVITIDGHNHAHIRSALNAAHAELERPTLIIGRTIMGKGCVTADGTMYEGQCELHGKPIGATKADFEKTLLNLGANPKDSFAVYEDVAAHYKTILAQKTEEASERKAQILAWENQNPKSAEKIKQFFNGDLPALDFSAVVQKANAATRDASAAVLGYLAENVENMIVSSADLSNSDKTDGFLKKSSVLQKNNFSGGFLQAGVAELTMAAIANGIALHGGVIPVVATFFVFSDYMKPAIRLAAIQELAVKYVWTHDSFRVGEDGPTHQPIEQEAQIRLLEKIKNHSGDQSLLALRPADAVETSVAWQMALENKKTPTGLILSRQDIKDLPTNGKSRFEEATQAKKGGYLVKETQNPDITLIANGSEVATLIEAAKELEETIKIKINVASIISEGLFRSQSGEYQESVIPNNALVFGLTAGLPVNLENLVGSKGQVFGLDHFGYSAPASVLDQKFGFTSKNASEEILKYLKEKNYNISK